The following DNA comes from Archaeoglobaceae archaeon.
AAAAAATTCGGCGTTGGGAGTGATGTGGACTTGCTCGTCGTTTCGGATAAATTGCCTGAGAACTTCAAAGAGAGGATGAAGTTGTTATATGAGCTTGACAAAACCAATGCCCCTCTGGATGTAAAGGCTTACAAAAGCAATGAAGTAAAGAAGATGCTTATAAAAGGAAATCCGACGATTCTCGATGCGTTGGAAGATGGAATAATCTTGTTTGCTGAAAAGGATTTCCTTGAAGAGCTGATGGAGCTTTATGAGGCTGAGAAAAGGAGATTTAGGCGCTTTGAGAGGGGTTGGATTAGAGTAGGTTGATTTTCTGCAAATTTAAAGAATAATCCTCAGTTTCTGAATTTCTTAAAAGCAAGGAAAAGAAATGGGACTAAAACAAAAGCTGTAAAGATTAGCCCTGCTTTTAGCCCTCTAAAAGCTTCTCGCGGAAAAGTTTCGGTATAGATTTGGTCTGGTTAAAATAGAGCATAACAAGGTCTTAAGCACAATTTTTTTAATTTTGGAGTTTCCTTCTGTTTATGCTCTTCGAGATCACGATCTACTGCAGAGGTGGTCAGGGAGGGGTTACGACTGCAAGGCTAATTGCGACAGCTGCAATGCTCAAGGGTTTGTATGCTCAGGCAATGCCCCAATTTGGCCCTGAAAGAAGGGGTGCGACGGTTAACGCTTACCTGAGAATATCAGACGAACCGATAAGGAGAAGATCATCAATAAGAAACCCCTATGGGCTTGCAGTTTTTGATAAAAAAATAAATTTAAATTCAAGCGCAAAATTGGGTATTATAAACTCTCCAAATCCCATAAAGATTGCTGAAAAGACTTATTATTTAGATGCGACCCGCATCGCTGAGAACCACGAACTCGTTTATGCGGGCTGGGCTATACTAAGTGCCCCTATGAGCGGGGCAATGGCAAAGGCTTTAGAAATTGAACTTTCTTATCTTGAAGAGGCGATTTACACCGAACTTGGCGAAAAAGCGGATAAGAGCTTTGAAGCTGCAAAAGAAGCTTACGAGGTGGTTCGTTGGACTTAGAGCCGATCATTTCGAGAATGAAGCTTGGAGCAGCAGGAGAGACTGGCACATGGAGAAATTACAGACCCGTGATAAATAAGGAGCTATGCAATAAGTGCAAAACCTGCTTCTCATACTGCCCTGAGGGTGTAATTAGCGAGGAGATCGAGATCGATTACAGATTCTGCAAGGGGTGTGGAATTTGCAAGGAAATGTGCAGACAAAAAGCCATAGAAATGGTTCAAGAGTAAGGAAGCTGTTGACAAGCAACGAAGCGGTTGCTGAGGCTGTGAAAATTGCAAAACCTGACGTTATTGCAGCATACCCAATTACTCCGCAGTCTCCAATTGTTGAAAGCCTTGCGAAGATGATTGCAAAAGGAGAACTTGATGCAACCTTTGTTAGGGTTGAGTCCGAGCACTCCGCAATGGCGGTAATTCATGGTGCAGCGACTGCTGGGGCGAGGGTTTTTACCGCAACTTCGAGCCATGGGCTCGCTTACATGTTCGAGATGTGCTGGTGGATTGCTGGCTCAAGGCTTCCCGCAGTTATGGCTGTTGCGACCCGCTCAATCGGAGCTCCCTGGAACATTCATGGAGACCACACAGATATAGTTCAGCTTAGGGATGCGGGCTGGATCATAGGAATGGCTGAAAATGCTCAGGAAGCATTTGACATGACTTTGCAGGCTTTTTGCGTAAGCGAAGAGGTAAACATTCCGTTTGCTGTCGGACTCGATGCTTTCACGATGAGCCACACCGCTGAAGTTGTCGAGATCTGGGAACCGAAGATTCCTCCAAGAAGACAGGCTTACAAAGTGCTTCCATCGGACAATTTCGCTGTGAACGCAGTAACTATGGGTAAGGCGAGGATGAAGGCAAGATATGATTTAGCGGTGGATTTAGAGAACTCTGCAAAGGTTATTGAGAAGACTGACAAGGACTTCGGAAACCATGGAGGACTTGTGGAGAGCTACAGGCTTGATGATGCTGACTTTGCTGTGGTGATGATGGGGGGCTGGTGTGGAGATGCGAAGGATGCGATCGACATGCTCAGGCAAGAAGGCTTTAAGATCGGACTGCTAAGGATCAGATTTTTGAGACCATTTCCCAAAAAGGCTGTTAAAGAGCTTGGCGGTGAAGTTTTGGTTGTTGACAAAGCCAACAGTGATCTGCGAGGTGTTCTTGGAATCGAGGTTTCTTCTTGCGGAGTTGAAGCCAAGAATGTTGTTGCGGGTATTGGTGGAGTTGATGTTGGTGTTGATGACTTTTACAGGATCTTCAAGGATTTTATGAACGGTAAGCTTGAGATGGAGTGGTATCTATGATCCTTCCCGGAAACACAAGCTGTCAGGGTTGTCCAATATCGCTTGCGATGAGATGCTTGGACGAGATAGAAAATCCAGTGCTTGTAATTCCCGCTGGTTGCTCAACTGTTGTTGCTGGGCTTCATCCGAATTCAGCGATGAAAATTCCCGTGATCCATGTTCCCTTTGCCTCAACCAACGCTGTTGCTTGCGGTGTTAAGGAAGCCTACAAAAGAGCAGGAGTGAAGGCGAACGTTATTGCATGGATCGGAGATGGAGCTGCCGACATTGGCTTTGCCACGCTTAGCGCTTCCGCAACAAGGAAAGACGACATCATAACTGTGGTTGTTGACAACGAAGCTTATATGAACACTGGAACTCAAGCAAGCCTGAGCACTTTCTGGAAAGCTAAAACCAGCACATCCCCAGCTGGAAAAGCTGATGAGAAAAGAAATCTCGCTCTGATCATGATTGCTCACAGAGCGGATTATGTGGCAACCGCAACGGTTGGCTACATCGAAGATCTGCGAAGAAAGTTCGGAAAAGCCAGTCAGAGTGAGGGATTTAGGTTCATTCAAATCCATTGCCCATGCCCTCCGGGCTGGAGGTTTCCGAGCGAGAAAACGATCGAAATCGCAAGAAAGGCTGTGATGAGCGGAGCTTGGGCTCTCTTTGAATTCTACGATGGAAAGCTTAGGTTTTCTGGAATTGGAAAAAAGTTCGCTGAAAAGGGCAATAGGATTCCACTGGCTGAATATCTAAAGGTTCAGGGAAGATTCGAGCATTTAGGGGATGAGGACATAGTGGCTATAGAGAGGGCGATTGATGAGGAGTG
Coding sequences within:
- a CDS encoding 2-oxoacid:acceptor oxidoreductase family protein, translating into MLFEITIYCRGGQGGVTTARLIATAAMLKGLYAQAMPQFGPERRGATVNAYLRISDEPIRRRSSIRNPYGLAVFDKKINLNSSAKLGIINSPNPIKIAEKTYYLDATRIAENHELVYAGWAILSAPMSGAMAKALEIELSYLEEAIYTELGEKADKSFEAAKEAYEVVRWT
- a CDS encoding 4Fe-4S binding protein translates to MDLEPIISRMKLGAAGETGTWRNYRPVINKELCNKCKTCFSYCPEGVISEEIEIDYRFCKGCGICKEMCRQKAIEMVQE
- a CDS encoding pyruvate ferredoxin oxidoreductase, which encodes MQGNVQTKSHRNGSRVRKLLTSNEAVAEAVKIAKPDVIAAYPITPQSPIVESLAKMIAKGELDATFVRVESEHSAMAVIHGAATAGARVFTATSSHGLAYMFEMCWWIAGSRLPAVMAVATRSIGAPWNIHGDHTDIVQLRDAGWIIGMAENAQEAFDMTLQAFCVSEEVNIPFAVGLDAFTMSHTAEVVEIWEPKIPPRRQAYKVLPSDNFAVNAVTMGKARMKARYDLAVDLENSAKVIEKTDKDFGNHGGLVESYRLDDADFAVVMMGGWCGDAKDAIDMLRQEGFKIGLLRIRFLRPFPKKAVKELGGEVLVVDKANSDLRGVLGIEVSSCGVEAKNVVAGIGGVDVGVDDFYRIFKDFMNGKLEMEWYL
- a CDS encoding thiamine pyrophosphate-dependent enzyme, which encodes MILPGNTSCQGCPISLAMRCLDEIENPVLVIPAGCSTVVAGLHPNSAMKIPVIHVPFASTNAVACGVKEAYKRAGVKANVIAWIGDGAADIGFATLSASATRKDDIITVVVDNEAYMNTGTQASLSTFWKAKTSTSPAGKADEKRNLALIMIAHRADYVATATVGYIEDLRRKFGKASQSEGFRFIQIHCPCPPGWRFPSEKTIEIARKAVMSGAWALFEFYDGKLRFSGIGKKFAEKGNRIPLAEYLKVQGRFEHLGDEDIVAIERAIDEEWEILKRFSGE